A single genomic interval of Picosynechococcus sp. PCC 7003 harbors:
- the ruvB gene encoding Holliday junction branch migration DNA helicase RuvB, whose product MAIKRNQGHVPPSKRDQALGRDALTTSQALPEDQEQSANEDRIRPQRLADYLGQKDLKEVLGIAIAAAKARRDPLDHMLLYGPPGLGKTTMSLILAAEMGVNCKITAAPALERPRDISGLLVGLEAGDILFIDEIHRLNRMAEELLYPAMEDGRLDVTIGKGVSARTRSIPLKPFTLIGATTKVGALTSPLRDRFGLIQRLRFYEVDELIAIVHRSALILEQPITPEGALEIARRARGTPRIANRLLRRIRDYAQVKGYGEISQTVAATALDLYNVDALGLDWTDRLILETMLNHFGGGPVGLEAIAAATGEDSKTIEEVYEPYLLQIGFLNRTPRGRLVSAKARQHLGLTAAEQTTQLDLLP is encoded by the coding sequence ATGGCGATTAAACGCAATCAAGGCCATGTTCCCCCTTCCAAACGTGATCAGGCTTTGGGTAGGGATGCCCTCACCACGAGCCAAGCCCTGCCCGAAGACCAGGAACAGTCGGCCAATGAGGACCGAATTCGTCCCCAACGCCTTGCCGATTATCTGGGCCAGAAGGATCTCAAGGAAGTGCTGGGTATTGCGATCGCCGCCGCCAAAGCCCGCCGTGACCCCCTCGATCACATGTTGCTCTATGGCCCGCCTGGGTTAGGAAAAACAACCATGTCGTTGATTCTAGCCGCAGAAATGGGTGTGAACTGTAAAATTACCGCGGCCCCAGCCCTGGAACGACCCCGGGATATCAGTGGCCTATTGGTGGGCCTAGAGGCTGGCGATATTTTATTTATCGATGAAATTCACCGTCTCAATCGCATGGCCGAAGAATTACTCTACCCAGCGATGGAAGATGGGCGCTTGGATGTCACCATTGGCAAAGGAGTCAGTGCCAGAACTCGCAGCATTCCCCTCAAGCCTTTTACCTTGATTGGCGCGACAACCAAAGTGGGCGCTTTAACGTCTCCCTTGCGCGATCGCTTTGGGTTAATTCAACGGTTGCGCTTTTACGAGGTCGATGAATTGATTGCCATTGTCCACCGTAGTGCCCTAATCCTAGAGCAGCCCATTACCCCAGAGGGCGCTTTAGAAATTGCCCGCCGGGCGCGGGGGACGCCCCGAATTGCCAACCGTTTGTTGCGACGAATCCGGGATTATGCCCAGGTAAAAGGTTATGGAGAAATTTCCCAAACGGTGGCGGCAACGGCACTGGATCTGTACAACGTTGATGCTTTGGGACTGGACTGGACAGACCGCCTAATTTTAGAAACAATGCTCAATCATTTTGGGGGGGGCCCGGTGGGTTTAGAGGCGATCGCCGCCGCCACTGGTGAGGATAGCAAAACCATTGAAGAGGTCTACGAGCCTTATTTACTCCAAATTGGTTTTTTAAATCGCACGCCCCGGGGACGTCTAGTGAGTGCAAAAGCAAGACAACATCTGGGTTTAACCGCAGCAGAACAAACCACGCAATTAGACCTTTTACCCTAA